A section of the Eriocheir sinensis breed Jianghai 21 chromosome 62, ASM2467909v1, whole genome shotgun sequence genome encodes:
- the LOC126986655 gene encoding 3-hydroxy-3-methylglutaryl-coenzyme A reductase-like isoform X3, whose protein sequence is MISFADWYKMPAQPRTPQEYQGLDVVVMTVLRCSALLYTYHQFRTLHRLGSKYILGVAGLVVVFSSFVFSCSVIKLLDSDVSDLKDALFFLLLLVDLSRTSLLAQFALSSSSQTEVYNNIAYGMARLGPSLTLDTIVEALVIGAGTLSGVSRLEQMCAFACLSILVNYIVFMTFFPACLSLILELSNRCSSGRPPWQMATLARAMVDQEKPNPVVQRVKVIMSAGLLLVHGITRWSVSLSQHTITLTDAATSQFNSSTDPHIIVRLLNAGLDHIVFMVILAALIIKYVLFESQGQLEESLIHDSLHHPRDSSSTLPAKGKSMPAGLRQRTRCQALGSTHQCEGAAVELGREDRGCQTEALCEGVRETVTDDDHPPRSLEECVAVMKSQAGAKSLSDSEVVLLVEKKQLPGYQLEKVLGDPARAVAVRRRVVAPHTAHLTALDALPHKHYDYSKVVGVCCENVVGYMPVPVGVAGPLLVNGQKYMVPLATTEGCLVASTNRGCRALVNGVRSEIVRDGMTRAPSVRLPSATQARDVYMWLRKQENFAIIKESFDSTSRYARLQDLHVGIAGRLLYMRFVAQTGDAMGMNMVSKGTEAGLKALKKFFPDLEVLSMSGNYCVDKKPSAINWIEGRGKSVVCEAVVPGKVVHEVLKTSVAALVEANITKNLVGSSLAGSIGGNNAHAANIVAAMFISCGQDPAQVVGSSNCMTLMEKWGEHEEDLHITVTMPSLEVGTVGGGTSLQPQASCLNMLNVKGANVDNPGENACQFAKIVAATVLAGELSLMSALAAGHLVKSHMVHNRAKATATQPNSASLPSIPSSENISNTNTMSPTISAPPTLPPTTTSLSCPAIPALLPVAPNTSEEAGPRHPASLASSPVEPSRTLIAELTGKNNTGVRDHVEPTQAVAACQDPVNMSLAHP, encoded by the exons AGATGCCCTGttcttcctgctgctgctggtggaccTGAGCCGCACCAGCCTCTTGGCGCAGTTTGCCCTCTCGTCCTCCAGCCAGACAGAGGTGTACAACAACATCGCCTATGGCATGGCCCGCCTCGGCCCCTCCCTCACCCTGGACACCATTGTGGAGGCGCTGGTCATTGGTGCTGGCACTCTCTCAG GTGTGAGTCGGCTGGAACAGATGTGTGCCTTTGCCTGCCTCTCCATCCTGGTGAACTACATTGTCTTCATGACCTTCTTCCCAGCCTGCCTCTCACTCATCctggag CTGTCCAATCGGTGCTCCTCAGGGCGACCACCGTGGCAGATGGCAACCCTCGCACGGGCGATGGTGGACCAGGAGAAGCCCAACCCCGTAGTGCAGCGAGTCAAG GTGATCATGTCTGCTGGGCTCCTGCTGGTACATGGCATCACCCGCTGGTCTGTCTCCCTCAGTCAgcacaccatcaccctcaccgACGCAGCCACCAGTCAGTTCAACTCCTCAACAGATCCGCATATTATTGTCAG GTTGCTGAATGCTGGCCTGGACCACATCGTGTTCATGGTGATCCTCGCCGCCCTCATCATCAAGTACGTGTTGTTTGAATCCCAAGGCCAGCTGGAGGAGAGCCTCATCCACGACAGCCTCCACCACCCACGGGACagctcctccaccctcccagccAAGg GGAAGAGCATGCCAGCCGGTCTGAGGCAGCGCACACGATGCCAAGCTCTCGGCTCCACTCATCAGTGTGAGGGCGCAGCGGTGGAGCTTGGCAGAGAGGACCGAGGCTGCCAGACGGAAGCGTtgtgtgagggggtgagggagaccgTCACAGATGATGACCACCCGCCTCGCTCACTGGAGGAGTGTGTGGCAGTGATGAAGTCTCAG GCGGGCGCCAAGTCCCTGAGTGACAGTGAAGTTGTTCTGCTGGTGGAGAAAAAGCAGCTGCCAGGCTACCAACTTGAGAAGGTGTTGGGTGACCCGGCCCGGGCGGTGGCAGTGAGGCGCCGCGTGGTGGCTCCACACACTGCTCACTTAACTGCTCTTGATGCTCTGCCACACAAGCACTATGATTACTCTAAG GTGGTGGGTGTGTGCTGCGAGAATGTGGTGGGCTACATGCCAGTGCCAGTGGGTGTGGCCGGCCCGCTGCTGGTCAATGGCCAGAAGTATATGGTGCCACTGGCCACCACGGAGGGCTGTCTGGTGGCCTCTACTAACCGGGGCTGCCGGGCACTGGTCAATGGGGTCAGAAGTGAGATAGTTCGTGATGGCATGACGCGGGCACCCAGTGTTAGGCTGCCCTCTGCCACCCAGGCCAG GGATGTCTACATGTGGCTCAGGAAGCAAGAGAACTTTGCTATCATCAAGGAAAGTTTTGACTCCACCAGCCGCTACGCCCGCCTCCAGGACCTGCACGTGGGCATTGCCGGGCGCCTGCTGTACATGCGCTTTGTGGCTCAGACTGGAGATGCAATGGGCATGAACATGGTGTCCAAG GGGACGGAGGCAGGACTGAAGGCCCTCAAGAAATTTTTCCCTGACTTGGAGGTGCTTAGCATGAGTGGAAACTACTGTGTTGATAAGAAGCCTTCAGCCATCAACTG gattGAAGGTCGAGGGAAATCCGTGGTGTGCGAGGCGGTGGTGCCAGGGAAGGTGGTGCATGAGGTGCTCAAGACCAGCGTGGCGGCCCTGGTGGAGGCCAACATTACCAAAAACCTGGTGGGCTCCTCATTGGCAGGATCCATTGGAGGGAACAATGCTCATGCAGCCAATATCGTGGCAGCCATGTTCATTTCCTGTGGCCAG GACCCAGCACAGGTGGTAGGCAGCAGCAATTGCATGACCTTGATGGAGAAGTGGGGCGAGCATGAAGAGGACCTGCACATCACGGTCACAATGCCATCGCTAGAGGTGGGCACAGTGGGCGGCGGCACCAGCCTCCAGCCCCAGGCCTCCTGCCTGAACATGCTCAATGTCAAGG GGGCAAACGTTGACAACCCTGGAGAAAATGCATGTCAGTTTGCCAAGATTGTGGCAGCAACAGTGTTAGCAGGAGAACTGTCCCTGATGTCTGCTTTGGCTGCTGGACACCTGGTCAAGAGTCACATGGTTCATAACAGAGCCAAAGCCACTGCCACTCAGCCCAattctgcctccctcccctcaatTCCCTCTAGTGAGAACATAAGCAACACCAATACTATGAGTCCAACAATTAgtgctcctcccaccctccctccaacCACAACTAGTCTCTCCTGCCCTGCCATCCCTGCCCTTCTTCCTGTTGCCCCCAACACCTCAGAGGAGGCTGGACCCAGACACCCAGCCTCCCTTGCCTCCTCACCTGTAGAACCATCAAGAACACTCATTGCAGAACTTACAGGTAAGAACAATACAGGGGTAAGAGATCATGTTGAACCCACACAAGCTGTAGCAGCTTGCCAAGATCCAGTAAACATGTCTTTAGCTCATCCTTGA